A region of Notolabrus celidotus isolate fNotCel1 chromosome 4, fNotCel1.pri, whole genome shotgun sequence DNA encodes the following proteins:
- the LOC117811516 gene encoding uncharacterized protein LOC117811516 isoform X1: MAAALFRKGTGLYVRFIHRELCRLVWRPQTARFSTKATDGKQPRRTHIKKAKPQPALDVAKLLEQLYSQRRPGTATSVGKARLVKASSTPLSSVTAAPVGPPKDPVEAKAEASAEEAQTKNTDSGVTDVSHTAKEVPLVETFVESPAETSHLPAETLETNAAVDSPAEPMIKTPQDVAAETKSTDTVVDISHAETLETSVEPTVAIEVDSPAQEILNDSTDSGPLILSNSAVEEPLTETVESSDKAGTSPQETLENRAAVAEGSVETTLETVADTTAQAVQTSSTEPSPSNLLHAAAEALKRTTLEPALETSICPQETIDGGAVEPKVDAAEDSPDQLVQTAADSGPVSISHTAEEETIIEPTVEASTCALEAVETKLDVAEEEVETATGVAAEPKVNAAEDSPEQLVQTAADSGPVSISHAAEEETIIEPTVEASTCALEAVETKLDVAEKEVETTIETLADTATSKDLEVINTTEEPSAENVIETIVEASTCSPESGAALSESAAEPTSDTTVADSLSHVTLLQNAQEFAPLSLDNKVESTQESSSVNVPVAEEVINSEQMTLESVTLHGVQVEVQSLESEELFQTNSCLDEKVEQELQELLVQTGSGAESRAAAETENPRDDESKHLSEVLSKWNSLSDDLQELEGESGTLVKELLWHVPAVISKTPDLVSGPPAGANRDSLHTEEKETEAEAMTLESITLANVKAEVRVLEPDDLLETRNELEKKAEVLAKEEKMEVTTKIEEEEDAVFDSTTEAELLSLDSIAEATEAIEAETSIILEAMFGSEQGSRQPPENVLDDPKQAKAISQEAEKDSTEREKSIVEAMTLESVTLAEVEASLGSLESDFLSETSNYLETEAEALAKEEKMEVKDEMVSEEATEALNIESLSLPEGEGLSEALQVDELMEELLFSVPGPIKGVTEGLIEPEAAGANIVDASVATGSVCVETLAEMKDDFSAPPTEMLQAQEMEEVEEVEGARTEGLENVVEAGTQTDLDPVQRLFLEKIREYSNMRKLNGGLLEAEPDYKKNLSEEAAKLQRLYGGGDLDSFPEFSFTEPETDQDSK; this comes from the exons ATGGCTGCTGCTTTGTTCAGGAAAGGAACAGGATTATATGTGAGG TTTATTCACAGAGAGTTGTGCAGACTTGTGTGGAGGCCGCAGACTGCTCGGTTCAGCACCAAAGCAACAGACGGAAAACAACCACGCAGAACACACATCA AAAAAGCCAAGCCTCAACCAGCTCTGGATGTCGCCAAACTCCTGGAGCAGCTTTACTCCCAGCGCAGGCCGGGCACAGCGACCTCCGTCGGTaaag CTCGACTTGTCAAAGCCTCTTCCACACCTCTGTCATCCGTCACTGCTGCTCCAGTGGGACCACCAAAAGATCCAGTAGAAGCCAAAGCAGAAGCTTCAGCTGAAGAAGCACAAACCAAAAACACAGACTCAGGAGTGACTGATGTCTCACACACTGCCAAAGAAGTGCCCTTAGTAGAGACTTTTGTAGAATCACCAGCAGAAACCAGCCATTTACCTGCGGAAACACTTGAAACAAACGCAGCTGTTGACAGCCCAGCAGAGCCTATGATAAAAACCCCACAAGATGTAGCAGCTGAAACCAAAAGCACGGACACAGTGGTTGACATTTCACATGCTGAAACATTAGAAACTTCAGTAGAACCCACAGTGGCTATAGAAGTAGATTCTCCAGCTCAAGAAATACTAAATGACAGCACAGACTCAGGTCCTTTAATCCTCTCAAACTCTGCTGTAGAAGAACCCTTAACAGAAACAGTAGAATCATCAGATAAGGCCGGCACCTCTCCTCAGGAAACATTAGAGAATAGAGCTGCTGTTGCTGAAGGTTCAGTAGAAACCACACTAGAGACTGTAGCAGATACCACAGCTCAAGCTGTTCAAACCAGCAGCACAGAGCCCAGTCCTTCAAACCTCCTGCACGCGGCTGCAGAAGCCTTAAAAAGAACAACACTAGAACCAGCATTAGAAACAAGTATCTGTCCTCAGGAAACAATAGACGGGGGTGCTGTTGAGCCAAAAGTTGATGCAGCAGAAGATTCTCCAGATCAGTTagtacaaacagcagcagactcAGGTCCTGTTAGCatctcacacactgctgaagaAGAAACAATAATAGAACCAACAGTAGAGGCCAGTACCTGTGCTCTGGAAGCAGTAGAGACTAAACTGGAtgttgcagaagaagaagtagaaacTGCAACGGGGGTTGCTGCTGAGCCAAAAGTTAATGCAGCAGAAGATTCTCCAGAACAGTTagtacaaacagcagcagactcAGGTCCTGTTAGCATCTCACACGCTGCTGAAGAAGAAACAATAATAGAACCAACAGTAGAGGCCAGCACCTGTGCTCTGGAAGCAGTAGAGACTAAACTGGATGTTGCAGAAAAAGAAGTAGAAACTACAATAGAAACTCTAGCAGATACAGCAACCAGCAAAGACTTGGAAGTGATTAACACCACAGAGGAACCTTCAGCAGAGAATGTAATAGAAACGATAGTAGAGGCCAGCACATGTTCTCCAGAGAGTGGAGCTGCTCTTTCTGAAAGTGCAGCTGAGCCTACATCAGACACTACAGTTGCTGACAGCCTCTCACATGTCACTTTACTCCAAAATGCACAAGAATTTGCACCCCTCTCTTTGGACAACAAAGTAGAGTCCACACAAGAATCATCATCAGTAAATGTCCCTGTAGCAGAAGAGGTGATCAATTCTGAACAAATGACTCTGGAGTCCGTAACACTTCATGGAGTTCAGGTTGAAGTACAGTCTTTAGAAAGTGAAGAGCTCTTCCAAACAAACAGTTGTCTTGATGAGAAAGTAGAACAAGAACTCCAGGAGCTGCTGGTACAGACGGGGAGTGGAGCTgaaagcagagctgcagctgaaacagaaaacCCAAGGGATGATGAGAGCAAACACTTAAGTGAAGTTCTCTCAAAATGGAACTCGCTGTCTGACGATCTGCAAGAGTTGGAAGGAGAAAGTGGTACCTTAGTGAAAGAGCTGCTCTGGCATGTTCCTGCAGTGATTTCCAAAACTCCTGATTTGGTCTCTGGTCCACCTGCAGGAGCAAACAGAGACTCTTTGCACACAGAGGAGAAGGAAACTGAAGCAGAGGCCATGACGCTGGAATCAATAACTCTAGCTAATGTGAAAGCTGAAGTAAGAGTTCTTGAACCAGACGATCTTCTAGAAACAAGGAATGAACTTGAGAAAAAGGCTGAGGTACTTgcaaaggaggagaagatggaAGTGACTACGAAgatagaggaagaagaggatgcTGTTTTTGATAGCACAACTGAGGCTGAGCTTTTATCACTAGATTCTATCGCTGAAGCAACTGAAGCAATAGAAGCTGAGACATCCATTATCTTAGAGGCCATGTTTGGTTCTGAGCAAGGATCAAGGCAGCCACCTGAAAATGTACTCGATGACCCGAAACAGGCTAAAGCGATCAGCCAGGAAGCAGAAAAAGACTCAACAGAGCGGGAAAAGAGTATCGTGGAGGCCATGACTCTCGAGTCTGTGACTTTGGCTGAAGTCGAGGCGTCATTGGGAAGTCTGGAGAGTGACTTTCTGAGTGAAACTTCAAATTATCTGGAGACAGAAGCTGAAGCTCTTGCCAAAGAGGAAAAGATGGAGGTTAAAGATGAGATGGTGTCTGAAGAGGCAACTGAGGCTCTGAACATtgagtctctgtctctgcctgaaGGTGAAGGTCTGTCTGAAGCTCTGCAGGTGGATGAACTGATGGAGGAGCTGCTCTTTTCTGTTCCTGGGCCGATAAAAGGTGTAACTGAAGGCCTGATTGAGCCGGAGGCTGCAGGAGCAAATATAGTGGATG CATCTGTTGCCACTGGGTCAGTATGTGTTGAAACGCTGGCTGAGATGAAGGATGACTTTTCAGCTCCTCCAACTGAGATGCTACAGGCACAGGAAATGGAGGAGGtcgaggaggtggagggagcaCGGACGGAAGGCTTGGAGAATGTTGTTGAAGCAGGGACACAAACAG atttagatccagtACAGAGACTCTTCCTGGAGAAGATCAGAGAATACAGCAACATGCGCAA GCTGAATGGAGGACTGCTTGAGGCAGAGCCTgattacaaaaaaaacctgTCAGAGGAGGCAGCAAAGCTCCAGAGACTGTATGGAGGAGGAGACCTGGACAGCTTCCCTGAGTTCAGCTTTACTG AGCCAGAAACGGACCAGGACTCCAAATGA
- the LOC117811516 gene encoding uncharacterized protein LOC117811516 isoform X4, producing MAAALFRKGTGLYVRFIHRELCRLVWRPQTARFSTKATDGKQPRRTHIKKAKPQPALDVAKLLEQLYSQRRPGTATSVGKARLVKASSTPLSSVTAAPVGPPKDPVEAKAEASAEEAQTKNTDSGVTDVSHTAKEVPLVETFVESPAETSHLPAETLETNAAVDSPAEPMIKTPQDVAAETKSTDTVVDISHAETLETSVEPTVAIEVDSPAQEILNDSTDSGPLILSNSAVEEPLTETVESSDKAGTSPQETLENRAAVAEGSVETTLETVADTTAQAVQTSSTEPSPSNLLHAAAEALKRTTLEPALETSICPQETIDGGAVEPKVDAAEDSPDQLVQTAADSGPVSISHTAEEETIIEPTVEASTCALEAVETKLDVAEEEVETTIETLADTATSKDLEVINTTEEPSAENVIETIVEASTCSPESGAALSESAAEPTSDTTVADSLSHVTLLQNAQEFAPLSLDNKVESTQESSSVNVPVAEEVINSEQMTLESVTLHGVQVEVQSLESEELFQTNSCLDEKVEQELQELLVQTGSGAESRAAAETENPRDDESKHLSEVLSKWNSLSDDLQELEGESGTLVKELLWHVPAVISKTPDLVSGPPAGANRDSLHTEEKETEAEAMTLESITLANVKAEVRVLEPDDLLETRNELEKKAEVLAKEEKMEVTTKIEEEEDAVFDSTTEAELLSLDSIAEATEAIEAETSIILEAMFGSEQGSRQPPENVLDDPKQAKAISQEAEKDSTEREKSIVEAMTLESVTLAEVEASLGSLESDFLSETSNYLETEAEALAKEEKMEVKDEMVSEEATEALNIESLSLPEGEGLSEALQVDELMEELLFSVPGPIKGVTEGLIEPEAAGANIVDASVATGSVCVETLAEMKDDFSAPPTEMLQAQEMEEVEEVEGARTEGLENVVEAGTQTDLDPVQRLFLEKIREYSNMRKLNGGLLEAEPDYKKNLSEEAAKLQRLYGGGDLDSFPEFSFTEPETDQDSK from the exons ATGGCTGCTGCTTTGTTCAGGAAAGGAACAGGATTATATGTGAGG TTTATTCACAGAGAGTTGTGCAGACTTGTGTGGAGGCCGCAGACTGCTCGGTTCAGCACCAAAGCAACAGACGGAAAACAACCACGCAGAACACACATCA AAAAAGCCAAGCCTCAACCAGCTCTGGATGTCGCCAAACTCCTGGAGCAGCTTTACTCCCAGCGCAGGCCGGGCACAGCGACCTCCGTCGGTaaag CTCGACTTGTCAAAGCCTCTTCCACACCTCTGTCATCCGTCACTGCTGCTCCAGTGGGACCACCAAAAGATCCAGTAGAAGCCAAAGCAGAAGCTTCAGCTGAAGAAGCACAAACCAAAAACACAGACTCAGGAGTGACTGATGTCTCACACACTGCCAAAGAAGTGCCCTTAGTAGAGACTTTTGTAGAATCACCAGCAGAAACCAGCCATTTACCTGCGGAAACACTTGAAACAAACGCAGCTGTTGACAGCCCAGCAGAGCCTATGATAAAAACCCCACAAGATGTAGCAGCTGAAACCAAAAGCACGGACACAGTGGTTGACATTTCACATGCTGAAACATTAGAAACTTCAGTAGAACCCACAGTGGCTATAGAAGTAGATTCTCCAGCTCAAGAAATACTAAATGACAGCACAGACTCAGGTCCTTTAATCCTCTCAAACTCTGCTGTAGAAGAACCCTTAACAGAAACAGTAGAATCATCAGATAAGGCCGGCACCTCTCCTCAGGAAACATTAGAGAATAGAGCTGCTGTTGCTGAAGGTTCAGTAGAAACCACACTAGAGACTGTAGCAGATACCACAGCTCAAGCTGTTCAAACCAGCAGCACAGAGCCCAGTCCTTCAAACCTCCTGCACGCGGCTGCAGAAGCCTTAAAAAGAACAACACTAGAACCAGCATTAGAAACAAGTATCTGTCCTCAGGAAACAATAGACGGGGGTGCTGTTGAGCCAAAAGTTGATGCAGCAGAAGATTCTCCAGATCAGTTagtacaaacagcagcagactcAGGTCCTGTTAGCatctcacacactgctgaagaAGAAACAATAATAGAACCAACAGTAGAGGCCAGTACCTGTGCTCTGGAAGCAGTAGAGACTAAACTGGAtgttgcagaagaagaa GTAGAAACTACAATAGAAACTCTAGCAGATACAGCAACCAGCAAAGACTTGGAAGTGATTAACACCACAGAGGAACCTTCAGCAGAGAATGTAATAGAAACGATAGTAGAGGCCAGCACATGTTCTCCAGAGAGTGGAGCTGCTCTTTCTGAAAGTGCAGCTGAGCCTACATCAGACACTACAGTTGCTGACAGCCTCTCACATGTCACTTTACTCCAAAATGCACAAGAATTTGCACCCCTCTCTTTGGACAACAAAGTAGAGTCCACACAAGAATCATCATCAGTAAATGTCCCTGTAGCAGAAGAGGTGATCAATTCTGAACAAATGACTCTGGAGTCCGTAACACTTCATGGAGTTCAGGTTGAAGTACAGTCTTTAGAAAGTGAAGAGCTCTTCCAAACAAACAGTTGTCTTGATGAGAAAGTAGAACAAGAACTCCAGGAGCTGCTGGTACAGACGGGGAGTGGAGCTgaaagcagagctgcagctgaaacagaaaacCCAAGGGATGATGAGAGCAAACACTTAAGTGAAGTTCTCTCAAAATGGAACTCGCTGTCTGACGATCTGCAAGAGTTGGAAGGAGAAAGTGGTACCTTAGTGAAAGAGCTGCTCTGGCATGTTCCTGCAGTGATTTCCAAAACTCCTGATTTGGTCTCTGGTCCACCTGCAGGAGCAAACAGAGACTCTTTGCACACAGAGGAGAAGGAAACTGAAGCAGAGGCCATGACGCTGGAATCAATAACTCTAGCTAATGTGAAAGCTGAAGTAAGAGTTCTTGAACCAGACGATCTTCTAGAAACAAGGAATGAACTTGAGAAAAAGGCTGAGGTACTTgcaaaggaggagaagatggaAGTGACTACGAAgatagaggaagaagaggatgcTGTTTTTGATAGCACAACTGAGGCTGAGCTTTTATCACTAGATTCTATCGCTGAAGCAACTGAAGCAATAGAAGCTGAGACATCCATTATCTTAGAGGCCATGTTTGGTTCTGAGCAAGGATCAAGGCAGCCACCTGAAAATGTACTCGATGACCCGAAACAGGCTAAAGCGATCAGCCAGGAAGCAGAAAAAGACTCAACAGAGCGGGAAAAGAGTATCGTGGAGGCCATGACTCTCGAGTCTGTGACTTTGGCTGAAGTCGAGGCGTCATTGGGAAGTCTGGAGAGTGACTTTCTGAGTGAAACTTCAAATTATCTGGAGACAGAAGCTGAAGCTCTTGCCAAAGAGGAAAAGATGGAGGTTAAAGATGAGATGGTGTCTGAAGAGGCAACTGAGGCTCTGAACATtgagtctctgtctctgcctgaaGGTGAAGGTCTGTCTGAAGCTCTGCAGGTGGATGAACTGATGGAGGAGCTGCTCTTTTCTGTTCCTGGGCCGATAAAAGGTGTAACTGAAGGCCTGATTGAGCCGGAGGCTGCAGGAGCAAATATAGTGGATG CATCTGTTGCCACTGGGTCAGTATGTGTTGAAACGCTGGCTGAGATGAAGGATGACTTTTCAGCTCCTCCAACTGAGATGCTACAGGCACAGGAAATGGAGGAGGtcgaggaggtggagggagcaCGGACGGAAGGCTTGGAGAATGTTGTTGAAGCAGGGACACAAACAG atttagatccagtACAGAGACTCTTCCTGGAGAAGATCAGAGAATACAGCAACATGCGCAA GCTGAATGGAGGACTGCTTGAGGCAGAGCCTgattacaaaaaaaacctgTCAGAGGAGGCAGCAAAGCTCCAGAGACTGTATGGAGGAGGAGACCTGGACAGCTTCCCTGAGTTCAGCTTTACTG AGCCAGAAACGGACCAGGACTCCAAATGA
- the LOC117811516 gene encoding uncharacterized protein LOC117811516 isoform X2: MFIHRELCRLVWRPQTARFSTKATDGKQPRRTHIKKAKPQPALDVAKLLEQLYSQRRPGTATSVGKARLVKASSTPLSSVTAAPVGPPKDPVEAKAEASAEEAQTKNTDSGVTDVSHTAKEVPLVETFVESPAETSHLPAETLETNAAVDSPAEPMIKTPQDVAAETKSTDTVVDISHAETLETSVEPTVAIEVDSPAQEILNDSTDSGPLILSNSAVEEPLTETVESSDKAGTSPQETLENRAAVAEGSVETTLETVADTTAQAVQTSSTEPSPSNLLHAAAEALKRTTLEPALETSICPQETIDGGAVEPKVDAAEDSPDQLVQTAADSGPVSISHTAEEETIIEPTVEASTCALEAVETKLDVAEEEVETATGVAAEPKVNAAEDSPEQLVQTAADSGPVSISHAAEEETIIEPTVEASTCALEAVETKLDVAEKEVETTIETLADTATSKDLEVINTTEEPSAENVIETIVEASTCSPESGAALSESAAEPTSDTTVADSLSHVTLLQNAQEFAPLSLDNKVESTQESSSVNVPVAEEVINSEQMTLESVTLHGVQVEVQSLESEELFQTNSCLDEKVEQELQELLVQTGSGAESRAAAETENPRDDESKHLSEVLSKWNSLSDDLQELEGESGTLVKELLWHVPAVISKTPDLVSGPPAGANRDSLHTEEKETEAEAMTLESITLANVKAEVRVLEPDDLLETRNELEKKAEVLAKEEKMEVTTKIEEEEDAVFDSTTEAELLSLDSIAEATEAIEAETSIILEAMFGSEQGSRQPPENVLDDPKQAKAISQEAEKDSTEREKSIVEAMTLESVTLAEVEASLGSLESDFLSETSNYLETEAEALAKEEKMEVKDEMVSEEATEALNIESLSLPEGEGLSEALQVDELMEELLFSVPGPIKGVTEGLIEPEAAGANIVDASVATGSVCVETLAEMKDDFSAPPTEMLQAQEMEEVEEVEGARTEGLENVVEAGTQTDLDPVQRLFLEKIREYSNMRKLNGGLLEAEPDYKKNLSEEAAKLQRLYGGGDLDSFPEFSFTEPETDQDSK, translated from the exons ATG TTTATTCACAGAGAGTTGTGCAGACTTGTGTGGAGGCCGCAGACTGCTCGGTTCAGCACCAAAGCAACAGACGGAAAACAACCACGCAGAACACACATCA AAAAAGCCAAGCCTCAACCAGCTCTGGATGTCGCCAAACTCCTGGAGCAGCTTTACTCCCAGCGCAGGCCGGGCACAGCGACCTCCGTCGGTaaag CTCGACTTGTCAAAGCCTCTTCCACACCTCTGTCATCCGTCACTGCTGCTCCAGTGGGACCACCAAAAGATCCAGTAGAAGCCAAAGCAGAAGCTTCAGCTGAAGAAGCACAAACCAAAAACACAGACTCAGGAGTGACTGATGTCTCACACACTGCCAAAGAAGTGCCCTTAGTAGAGACTTTTGTAGAATCACCAGCAGAAACCAGCCATTTACCTGCGGAAACACTTGAAACAAACGCAGCTGTTGACAGCCCAGCAGAGCCTATGATAAAAACCCCACAAGATGTAGCAGCTGAAACCAAAAGCACGGACACAGTGGTTGACATTTCACATGCTGAAACATTAGAAACTTCAGTAGAACCCACAGTGGCTATAGAAGTAGATTCTCCAGCTCAAGAAATACTAAATGACAGCACAGACTCAGGTCCTTTAATCCTCTCAAACTCTGCTGTAGAAGAACCCTTAACAGAAACAGTAGAATCATCAGATAAGGCCGGCACCTCTCCTCAGGAAACATTAGAGAATAGAGCTGCTGTTGCTGAAGGTTCAGTAGAAACCACACTAGAGACTGTAGCAGATACCACAGCTCAAGCTGTTCAAACCAGCAGCACAGAGCCCAGTCCTTCAAACCTCCTGCACGCGGCTGCAGAAGCCTTAAAAAGAACAACACTAGAACCAGCATTAGAAACAAGTATCTGTCCTCAGGAAACAATAGACGGGGGTGCTGTTGAGCCAAAAGTTGATGCAGCAGAAGATTCTCCAGATCAGTTagtacaaacagcagcagactcAGGTCCTGTTAGCatctcacacactgctgaagaAGAAACAATAATAGAACCAACAGTAGAGGCCAGTACCTGTGCTCTGGAAGCAGTAGAGACTAAACTGGAtgttgcagaagaagaagtagaaacTGCAACGGGGGTTGCTGCTGAGCCAAAAGTTAATGCAGCAGAAGATTCTCCAGAACAGTTagtacaaacagcagcagactcAGGTCCTGTTAGCATCTCACACGCTGCTGAAGAAGAAACAATAATAGAACCAACAGTAGAGGCCAGCACCTGTGCTCTGGAAGCAGTAGAGACTAAACTGGATGTTGCAGAAAAAGAAGTAGAAACTACAATAGAAACTCTAGCAGATACAGCAACCAGCAAAGACTTGGAAGTGATTAACACCACAGAGGAACCTTCAGCAGAGAATGTAATAGAAACGATAGTAGAGGCCAGCACATGTTCTCCAGAGAGTGGAGCTGCTCTTTCTGAAAGTGCAGCTGAGCCTACATCAGACACTACAGTTGCTGACAGCCTCTCACATGTCACTTTACTCCAAAATGCACAAGAATTTGCACCCCTCTCTTTGGACAACAAAGTAGAGTCCACACAAGAATCATCATCAGTAAATGTCCCTGTAGCAGAAGAGGTGATCAATTCTGAACAAATGACTCTGGAGTCCGTAACACTTCATGGAGTTCAGGTTGAAGTACAGTCTTTAGAAAGTGAAGAGCTCTTCCAAACAAACAGTTGTCTTGATGAGAAAGTAGAACAAGAACTCCAGGAGCTGCTGGTACAGACGGGGAGTGGAGCTgaaagcagagctgcagctgaaacagaaaacCCAAGGGATGATGAGAGCAAACACTTAAGTGAAGTTCTCTCAAAATGGAACTCGCTGTCTGACGATCTGCAAGAGTTGGAAGGAGAAAGTGGTACCTTAGTGAAAGAGCTGCTCTGGCATGTTCCTGCAGTGATTTCCAAAACTCCTGATTTGGTCTCTGGTCCACCTGCAGGAGCAAACAGAGACTCTTTGCACACAGAGGAGAAGGAAACTGAAGCAGAGGCCATGACGCTGGAATCAATAACTCTAGCTAATGTGAAAGCTGAAGTAAGAGTTCTTGAACCAGACGATCTTCTAGAAACAAGGAATGAACTTGAGAAAAAGGCTGAGGTACTTgcaaaggaggagaagatggaAGTGACTACGAAgatagaggaagaagaggatgcTGTTTTTGATAGCACAACTGAGGCTGAGCTTTTATCACTAGATTCTATCGCTGAAGCAACTGAAGCAATAGAAGCTGAGACATCCATTATCTTAGAGGCCATGTTTGGTTCTGAGCAAGGATCAAGGCAGCCACCTGAAAATGTACTCGATGACCCGAAACAGGCTAAAGCGATCAGCCAGGAAGCAGAAAAAGACTCAACAGAGCGGGAAAAGAGTATCGTGGAGGCCATGACTCTCGAGTCTGTGACTTTGGCTGAAGTCGAGGCGTCATTGGGAAGTCTGGAGAGTGACTTTCTGAGTGAAACTTCAAATTATCTGGAGACAGAAGCTGAAGCTCTTGCCAAAGAGGAAAAGATGGAGGTTAAAGATGAGATGGTGTCTGAAGAGGCAACTGAGGCTCTGAACATtgagtctctgtctctgcctgaaGGTGAAGGTCTGTCTGAAGCTCTGCAGGTGGATGAACTGATGGAGGAGCTGCTCTTTTCTGTTCCTGGGCCGATAAAAGGTGTAACTGAAGGCCTGATTGAGCCGGAGGCTGCAGGAGCAAATATAGTGGATG CATCTGTTGCCACTGGGTCAGTATGTGTTGAAACGCTGGCTGAGATGAAGGATGACTTTTCAGCTCCTCCAACTGAGATGCTACAGGCACAGGAAATGGAGGAGGtcgaggaggtggagggagcaCGGACGGAAGGCTTGGAGAATGTTGTTGAAGCAGGGACACAAACAG atttagatccagtACAGAGACTCTTCCTGGAGAAGATCAGAGAATACAGCAACATGCGCAA GCTGAATGGAGGACTGCTTGAGGCAGAGCCTgattacaaaaaaaacctgTCAGAGGAGGCAGCAAAGCTCCAGAGACTGTATGGAGGAGGAGACCTGGACAGCTTCCCTGAGTTCAGCTTTACTG AGCCAGAAACGGACCAGGACTCCAAATGA